One genomic region from Pseudoduganella lutea encodes:
- a CDS encoding KdsC family phosphatase, translating into MSETYDVANLERAAKVKLFIFDVDGVLTDGGLHYGAEGEAFKTFNVQDGLGIKLLQESGVLTGIISARRSPQVAARARDLAIEFVHQGGHDKLTPFKALLDQLNLTEEQVAFIGDDVVDIPILSRAGFAVAVPNARPEVLARVHHVTQHRGGHGAVREICEFVLRAQGNYERVMAQFLA; encoded by the coding sequence ATGAGTGAAACATATGACGTGGCCAACCTCGAACGGGCCGCGAAGGTCAAGCTGTTCATCTTCGACGTCGATGGCGTGCTGACCGATGGCGGCCTGCACTACGGTGCCGAGGGCGAAGCGTTCAAGACGTTCAACGTGCAGGATGGCCTGGGCATCAAGCTGCTGCAGGAATCCGGTGTGCTCACCGGTATCATCAGTGCGCGCCGTTCGCCGCAGGTGGCGGCCCGCGCCAGGGACCTGGCGATCGAGTTCGTGCACCAGGGCGGCCATGACAAGCTCACGCCGTTCAAGGCGCTGCTGGACCAGTTGAACCTCACTGAGGAACAGGTGGCCTTCATCGGCGACGACGTGGTCGACATTCCGATCCTGTCGCGCGCCGGTTTCGCGGTGGCCGTGCCGAATGCCCGGCCGGAAGTACTGGCGCGCGTGCACCACGTGACGCAGCACCGCGGCGGCCATGGCGCGGTGCGCGAAATCTGTGAATTCGTGCTGCGCGCGCAGGGCAATTACGAGCGTGTCATGGCCCAGTTCCTGGCCTGA
- a CDS encoding KpsF/GutQ family sugar-phosphate isomerase produces MSVTHEKTMLKAFDATTASRALELAREALQIEADALIALHARLATDESVGKAVSLLLNCKGRVVVSGIGKSGHIGRKIAATLASTGTPALFVHPAEAAHGDLGMVTPDDAFIAISYSGESTELMAILPVVKRMGGMVISMTGKPESSLAKLADVHLDVSVAKEACPMNLAPTASTTVTLALGDAIAVALLDLRGFKEEDFARSHPGGALGRRLLTHVRDVMRHGAAIPAVTADTRLPDALMEITQKGMGMTAVVDAQYRPVGVFTDGDLRRLIDKVQDFGKVVIGDVMHANPRTIGPDKLAVDAVAVMEEHRINQMLVVDDAGTLVGALHIHDLTRAKVI; encoded by the coding sequence ATGAGTGTAACCCATGAAAAAACAATGCTGAAAGCTTTTGATGCAACGACCGCAAGCCGCGCGCTGGAGCTGGCGCGCGAAGCCCTGCAAATCGAGGCCGACGCGCTGATCGCGCTGCATGCCCGCCTGGCAACGGATGAGAGCGTGGGGAAAGCCGTCTCGCTGCTGCTGAACTGCAAGGGCCGCGTTGTCGTGTCCGGCATTGGCAAATCCGGCCATATCGGGCGCAAGATTGCCGCCACGCTGGCGTCCACCGGCACCCCGGCGCTGTTCGTGCACCCGGCCGAAGCGGCGCACGGCGACCTGGGCATGGTTACGCCGGACGATGCGTTCATCGCCATTTCATACTCGGGCGAAAGCACCGAGCTGATGGCGATCCTCCCCGTGGTCAAGCGCATGGGCGGCATGGTGATCTCGATGACGGGCAAGCCGGAATCGAGCCTGGCGAAGCTGGCGGACGTGCACCTGGACGTGTCGGTGGCAAAGGAAGCCTGCCCGATGAACCTGGCGCCAACGGCGTCGACGACCGTGACACTGGCGCTGGGCGATGCGATCGCCGTGGCGCTGCTGGACCTGCGCGGTTTCAAGGAAGAGGACTTCGCCCGCTCGCACCCGGGCGGGGCGCTGGGCCGCCGCCTGCTGACGCACGTGCGCGACGTGATGCGCCACGGGGCGGCGATTCCCGCCGTCACGGCCGATACGCGTCTGCCGGACGCGCTGATGGAGATCACGCAAAAAGGCATGGGCATGACGGCGGTGGTCGACGCGCAATACCGGCCGGTGGGCGTGTTCACGGACGGCGATCTGCGCCGCCTGATCGACAAGGTGCAGGATTTCGGCAAGGTCGTCATCGGCGACGTGATGCACGCGAATCCGCGTACCATCGGCCCCGACAAGCTGGCCGTCGATGCCGTGGCCGTGATGGAAGAGCACCGCATCAACCAGATGCTGGTGGTCGACGACGCGGGCACGCTGGTCGGCGCGCTGCACATCCATGACCTGACCCGTGCAAAGGTGATCTGA
- a CDS encoding monovalent cation:proton antiporter family protein, whose translation MFSPLELTLVLLGSAVLGVVAFRMLHLPPMLGYLAVGILIGPNALGLAEESHATHALAEFGVVFLMFSIGLEFSLPKLKSMRGDVFGLGMAQVVLTIVATMAFGWVIASALPPAIHISWQAAFALGGALAMSSTAIVVKMLTERLELESEHGRKIIGILLFQDIAVVPLLILIPALAKNPDNLAATLGWAALKAVLVLVLLLFFGQKLMRGWFTVVVKRRSQELFMLNLLLVTLGAAWITERAGLSLALGAFLAGMLISETEYKHQVEEDIKPFRDVLLGLFFITIGMLLNVRVVLDNWWLVLALLVLPVLMKFALIAGLAKLFGSSDGVSMRTGLALAQAGEFGFVLLNVVGGMELVDPFVVQVVLASMVLSMLAAPFLIEQSDRLVLKFSSNEWMMQSLNLTQLAARTMSAQQHVIVAGFGRSGQSLATLLQEEGIPYQALDLDPTRVQEARSAGASVSYGDAARRESLIAAGIYRASALVITYASTPSALKVLHLVHELAPTLPVIVRSHDDSDLDRLKAAGATEVVPELMEGSLMLASHALVMLGVPLRRVVHRVQAAREERYASLRGYFHGISDVGDDAETARLHTVTLTQASNCVGRTVGDIDVDGAEIMAVRRGRERLDAGADMVLEAGDVVVLRGNAQAVARAEQLLLG comes from the coding sequence GTGTTCTCGCCCCTTGAACTGACTCTCGTTCTGCTAGGCAGTGCCGTGCTGGGCGTGGTGGCATTCCGCATGCTCCACCTGCCGCCCATGCTCGGCTACCTAGCCGTGGGCATCCTGATCGGCCCGAACGCGCTGGGGCTTGCCGAGGAGAGTCACGCCACCCATGCGCTGGCCGAATTCGGCGTGGTCTTCCTGATGTTCTCGATCGGGCTCGAATTCTCGCTGCCGAAACTGAAATCGATGCGCGGCGACGTATTCGGCCTGGGCATGGCCCAGGTGGTGCTGACGATCGTGGCCACCATGGCCTTCGGCTGGGTGATCGCCAGCGCGCTGCCGCCGGCCATCCACATTTCCTGGCAGGCCGCGTTCGCGCTGGGCGGCGCGCTGGCCATGTCGTCCACGGCGATCGTCGTCAAGATGCTCACCGAGCGGCTGGAACTGGAATCGGAGCATGGCCGCAAGATCATCGGCATCCTGCTGTTCCAGGATATCGCCGTGGTGCCCCTGCTGATCCTGATTCCCGCGCTGGCGAAGAATCCGGACAACCTGGCGGCCACGCTGGGCTGGGCGGCGCTCAAGGCCGTGCTGGTGCTGGTGCTGCTGCTGTTCTTCGGCCAGAAGCTGATGCGCGGCTGGTTCACGGTGGTGGTCAAGCGCCGCTCGCAGGAACTGTTCATGCTGAACCTGCTGCTGGTAACGCTGGGCGCGGCGTGGATCACCGAGCGTGCCGGCCTGTCGCTGGCGCTGGGCGCCTTCCTGGCCGGCATGCTGATCTCCGAGACGGAATACAAGCACCAGGTGGAAGAAGACATCAAGCCTTTCCGCGACGTGCTCCTTGGCCTGTTCTTCATCACCATCGGCATGCTGCTGAACGTGCGCGTGGTGCTGGACAACTGGTGGCTCGTGCTGGCGCTGCTGGTCTTGCCCGTGCTGATGAAGTTCGCGCTGATCGCCGGCCTGGCCAAGCTGTTCGGCTCCTCGGACGGCGTGTCGATGCGCACCGGCCTGGCCCTGGCGCAGGCCGGCGAATTCGGCTTCGTGCTGCTGAACGTGGTCGGCGGCATGGAACTCGTCGATCCGTTCGTGGTCCAGGTGGTGCTGGCATCGATGGTGCTGTCGATGCTGGCGGCGCCGTTCCTCATCGAGCAGTCCGACAGGCTGGTGCTGAAATTCTCCAGCAACGAATGGATGATGCAGTCGCTGAACCTCACGCAGCTCGCGGCCCGCACGATGTCCGCGCAACAGCACGTGATCGTGGCCGGCTTTGGCCGCAGCGGCCAGAGCCTGGCCACGCTGCTGCAGGAAGAAGGCATTCCCTACCAGGCGCTGGACCTCGACCCCACCCGCGTGCAGGAAGCCCGCTCGGCCGGCGCCAGCGTGTCGTATGGCGACGCGGCGCGCCGCGAAAGCCTCATTGCGGCCGGCATCTACCGCGCCAGCGCGCTGGTGATCACGTATGCCAGCACGCCGTCGGCGCTGAAGGTGCTGCACCTCGTGCACGAGCTGGCACCCACGCTACCGGTGATCGTGCGCAGCCACGACGACTCCGACCTGGACCGCCTGAAGGCGGCCGGCGCCACCGAGGTGGTGCCCGAACTGATGGAGGGCAGCCTGATGCTGGCCTCGCACGCGCTGGTGATGCTGGGCGTTCCGCTGCGCAGGGTGGTGCACCGCGTGCAGGCCGCCCGCGAGGAACGCTACGCCTCGCTGCGCGGCTACTTCCACGGCATCAGCGATGTCGGCGACGACGCCGAAACGGCGCGGCTGCACACGGTGACGCTGACGCAGGCATCGAACTGCGTGGGCCGCACCGTGGGCGACATCGACGTGGACGGTGCCGAGATCATGGCGGTCCGGCGCGGCAGGGAACGGCTCGACGCCGGCGCGGACATGGTGCTGGAAGCGGGTGACGTGGTGGTCCTGCGCGGCAATGCGCAGGCGGTGGCGCGCGCCGAACAGCTGCTGCTGGGTTGA
- a CDS encoding YnfA family protein — translation MLRLSLLFAVTAVAEIVGCYLPWLVLKGGRSAWLLIPAAASLALFAWLLTLHPAAAGRTYAAYGGMYIAVALLWLRFVDGIALTRWDALGAALALGGMAVIALQPRG, via the coding sequence ATGCTGCGCCTGTCGCTGCTGTTCGCCGTCACGGCCGTCGCCGAGATCGTCGGCTGCTACCTGCCCTGGCTCGTGCTGAAGGGCGGCCGTTCGGCGTGGCTGCTCATACCGGCCGCCGCTTCGCTGGCCCTGTTTGCCTGGCTGCTCACGCTGCACCCTGCGGCTGCGGGCCGAACCTATGCGGCATACGGAGGAATGTACATCGCGGTGGCGCTGCTGTGGCTGCGCTTCGTGGACGGCATTGCGCTGACGCGCTGGGATGCGCTGGGCGCCGCCCTCGCGCTGGGCGGCATGGCCGTCATCGCGCTGCAGCCGCGCGGCTAG
- a CDS encoding TonB family protein, which yields MPLTRLARTSVSIIAAALCAAPAVAATTPAVADFNTCDKPVWPKEALRQAQQGKVTLAFKISEAGAVTDSRIVKSSGFPMLDMAARDGIMKCRFVPATQDGKPQAAWMKMQYVWTLEKKASDPAAVAAALEADRQAAEGGDAAAALRMAKRYMTTAHGSNDPHNQEQGAWWLRKAADGGNTQAMEILGMMLFHGRGMAQDKADGVRWIEQAAEQGAANAQATYGFLLLRGEGVTKNEAAGEEWLLKAAQQDHPQAQTQLAWLQIQRGAVDAGTIALLERAAERGEMPARLMLARCYERGAGVAQDHTKAFALYARAAASGSSEAKRALVSLYDKGAGLPEDRRAASTILGRADAPAAN from the coding sequence ATGCCCCTGACCCGCCTTGCCCGCACGTCCGTATCCATCATCGCCGCGGCCCTGTGCGCCGCGCCCGCCGTGGCCGCCACCACGCCTGCCGTCGCCGATTTCAATACCTGCGACAAGCCCGTCTGGCCCAAGGAGGCGTTACGGCAGGCGCAGCAGGGCAAGGTCACACTGGCATTCAAGATCAGCGAAGCCGGTGCGGTGACGGATTCCAGGATCGTCAAATCCAGCGGTTTCCCGATGCTCGACATGGCTGCCCGCGACGGCATCATGAAATGCCGCTTCGTGCCTGCCACGCAGGACGGCAAGCCGCAGGCGGCATGGATGAAGATGCAGTACGTATGGACGCTGGAAAAAAAGGCGTCCGACCCGGCGGCCGTGGCGGCCGCGCTCGAGGCCGACCGCCAGGCGGCCGAGGGCGGCGATGCGGCGGCCGCGTTGCGGATGGCGAAGCGGTACATGACCACCGCGCATGGCTCGAACGATCCGCACAATCAGGAGCAGGGCGCCTGGTGGCTGCGCAAGGCGGCGGACGGCGGCAATACGCAGGCGATGGAGATCCTCGGGATGATGCTGTTCCACGGCCGCGGCATGGCCCAGGACAAGGCCGATGGTGTGCGCTGGATCGAGCAGGCCGCGGAACAGGGCGCCGCGAACGCGCAGGCGACATATGGCTTCCTGCTGCTGCGTGGCGAAGGTGTCACGAAGAATGAAGCGGCCGGCGAGGAATGGCTGCTCAAGGCGGCGCAGCAGGATCACCCGCAGGCCCAGACCCAGCTGGCGTGGCTGCAGATCCAGCGCGGCGCCGTCGATGCGGGCACGATCGCGCTGCTCGAGCGTGCCGCCGAACGCGGCGAAATGCCGGCCCGCCTGATGCTGGCGCGCTGCTATGAACGGGGAGCGGGCGTCGCGCAGGATCACACGAAGGCCTTCGCGCTCTACGCGAGGGCCGCGGCCAGCGGCAGCTCCGAAGCCAAGCGCGCGCTGGTGAGCCTGTACGACAAGGGTGCCGGCCTGCCGGAAGACCGGCGCGCCGCCAGCACGATCCTCGGGCGCGCCGATGCGCCGGCAGCGAACTAG
- a CDS encoding TonB family protein: MRPRTSSDEQGREQMTYYMMRRGAAALALFAASLAGHAAEPAKPVQPMVLFDPYQCEKPLWPRESLHFEQQGTVTLAFLIDEEGKVRESKIAASSGFPLLDAAARDGIAKCPFAPARQDGKPRAAWMTMQYVWMQEPEQPAVEAERAFAAASAADKAAMAAAAEGGVPQALELLTRAAVRGNPAAQLWMGARYEGGKGVPRDYEAAVVWYRKAAAAGDNTAREGLARLYEQGLGVPQDKAAALALRRTGTSQAK, from the coding sequence GTGAGGCCGAGAACCAGCAGCGATGAGCAGGGAAGGGAACAGATGACGTATTACATGATGAGGCGTGGTGCCGCCGCGCTGGCGCTCTTTGCCGCCAGCCTGGCGGGCCATGCCGCGGAGCCGGCAAAACCGGTCCAGCCCATGGTCCTCTTCGACCCGTACCAGTGCGAGAAACCGCTGTGGCCGAGGGAATCGCTGCACTTCGAGCAGCAGGGAACGGTCACGCTGGCCTTCCTGATCGATGAAGAGGGCAAGGTACGCGAGTCGAAGATCGCGGCATCGAGCGGTTTCCCGCTGCTGGACGCGGCGGCACGCGACGGCATCGCCAAGTGTCCGTTCGCGCCGGCGCGGCAGGACGGCAAACCGCGGGCGGCATGGATGACGATGCAGTACGTGTGGATGCAGGAGCCGGAGCAGCCGGCGGTCGAGGCGGAGCGGGCCTTTGCTGCCGCCAGCGCGGCGGACAAGGCCGCCATGGCCGCCGCGGCGGAAGGCGGCGTGCCGCAGGCGCTGGAACTGCTGACCAGGGCCGCCGTGCGGGGCAACCCCGCGGCACAGCTGTGGATGGGTGCACGCTACGAAGGCGGCAAGGGCGTGCCGCGCGACTACGAGGCGGCCGTCGTTTGGTATCGCAAGGCGGCAGCGGCAGGCGACAATACGGCCCGGGAGGGGCTGGCACGGCTGTACGAGCAGGGGCTTGGTGTCCCGCAGGACAAGGCGGCAGCGCTGGCGCTGCGCAGGACCGGCACGAGCCAGGCGAAGTAG
- a CDS encoding TonB family protein: MPFPTLSRLGAALVALSTMSGVPALADPVRTAAVADFTTCARPVWPKEALREKQHGTVTLSFLISASGAVTDSKVTRSSRFPLLDVAALEGIMKCRFQPSTVDSKAIPAWVQMQYVWTLEPAPSKPDGFDKAALTARAEQGDTKAQVALARYYQSTMSADRDPARGAELLRSAATAGDLTAIELLASSLRWDSTVPKDLAQSAALYRRGAEHGSPNSQNMLAEMLLRGEGVAKDEQAAEDWLRKAAAQGNTPAQVTLASRLQRPGGDTAEMIALLDGAVAANDPVAQRLLGWCRENGTGVAQDYAIAAELYRKAAAVGDNPAKEGLARLYENGRGVPLDVVVADALKRDAANSARIRREAENQQR, translated from the coding sequence ATGCCATTTCCAACCCTGTCGCGGCTTGGCGCCGCCCTTGTTGCGCTGTCCACGATGAGCGGTGTACCCGCACTGGCCGACCCGGTGAGAACGGCCGCCGTCGCCGATTTCACTACCTGCGCCAGGCCCGTATGGCCCAAGGAAGCCCTGCGGGAAAAACAGCATGGCACCGTCACGCTGTCGTTCCTGATCAGCGCGAGCGGTGCCGTGACCGATTCGAAGGTGACACGGTCGAGCCGCTTCCCCTTGCTCGATGTGGCGGCGCTCGAAGGCATCATGAAATGCCGGTTCCAACCGTCCACCGTGGACAGCAAGGCCATCCCGGCATGGGTCCAGATGCAGTATGTGTGGACGCTTGAACCCGCACCGTCGAAGCCGGACGGATTCGACAAGGCCGCGTTGACGGCCCGGGCGGAGCAGGGCGACACGAAGGCCCAGGTGGCGCTGGCGCGCTACTACCAGAGCACGATGTCGGCCGATCGCGATCCGGCGCGCGGCGCGGAGCTGCTGCGCTCGGCCGCCACCGCCGGGGACCTGACCGCGATCGAATTGCTCGCATCGTCGCTGCGGTGGGACTCCACGGTACCGAAGGATCTGGCGCAGAGCGCCGCGCTGTACCGCCGCGGTGCCGAGCATGGCTCGCCGAACTCCCAGAACATGCTGGCGGAAATGCTGCTGCGCGGCGAGGGCGTGGCGAAGGATGAGCAGGCCGCGGAGGACTGGCTGCGCAAGGCGGCTGCGCAGGGCAATACGCCTGCCCAGGTGACGCTGGCATCGCGCCTGCAGCGGCCCGGCGGGGACACCGCCGAGATGATCGCGCTGCTCGATGGCGCGGTCGCCGCGAACGACCCCGTTGCCCAGCGGCTGCTCGGCTGGTGTCGCGAGAACGGCACCGGCGTCGCGCAGGACTATGCCATCGCGGCAGAGCTGTACCGCAAGGCGGCCGCTGTCGGCGACAACCCCGCGAAGGAAGGCCTGGCGCGCCTGTACGAGAACGGGCGTGGCGTGCCGCTCGATGTCGTTGTCGCCGATGCGCTGAAACGCGACGCGGCGAACAGCGCCCGGATACGGCGTGAGGCCGAGAACCAGCAGCGATGA
- a CDS encoding GGDEF domain-containing protein: MTDHEDLAAENRALRARMAWMLEQAERNHDIMMRHQAFDLEIVAATNFPELIGRIFGSLPAISELESVTLSLVDEGDDIRTVMEKLGVDFAAFPQLLFVPGIGQLTLGTETKPLLGAHDAARDAHRFPGAPPLQSVAIVPLLRNRRVIGTLNLGSADPARFTPSLGTDFVEHMASIIAICLENVISNEMLKYIGLTDSLTGVFNRRYLDRRLLEEIARARRQHYDLSFLYIDIDHFKRINDTLGHQGGDEVLREVASRIKGELRVSDALARFGGEEFVVLLIDAGLDSAAFVAERIRASLAEPMIELPGGVKVSITGSIGVACLAGAEGEGPAEAAATELIAHADEALYQAKAGGRNRVVRHAGR, encoded by the coding sequence ATGACGGATCACGAAGACCTGGCGGCCGAGAACCGCGCGCTGCGCGCCCGCATGGCCTGGATGCTGGAGCAGGCCGAGCGCAATCACGACATCATGATGCGGCACCAGGCGTTCGACCTGGAAATCGTGGCCGCCACCAATTTTCCCGAGCTGATCGGCAGGATCTTCGGCTCGCTGCCGGCCATCTCCGAACTGGAAAGCGTGACGCTGTCGCTGGTGGACGAGGGTGACGATATCCGCACCGTGATGGAAAAGCTGGGCGTCGATTTCGCCGCATTCCCGCAGCTGCTGTTCGTGCCGGGCATCGGCCAGCTCACCCTCGGGACCGAAACGAAGCCGCTGCTCGGCGCGCATGACGCGGCGCGCGATGCGCACCGCTTTCCCGGCGCGCCGCCGTTGCAGAGCGTGGCCATCGTGCCGCTGCTGCGCAACCGGCGCGTGATCGGCACGCTGAACCTGGGAAGCGCCGATCCGGCCCGGTTCACGCCAAGCCTGGGCACCGACTTCGTCGAGCACATGGCGTCGATCATCGCGATCTGCCTGGAAAACGTGATCAGCAACGAGATGCTGAAGTACATCGGGCTGACCGATTCGCTGACCGGCGTGTTCAACCGCCGCTACCTGGACCGGCGCCTGCTCGAAGAGATCGCGCGGGCGCGCCGCCAGCACTATGACCTGTCGTTCCTGTACATCGACATCGACCATTTCAAGCGCATCAACGACACGCTGGGCCACCAGGGCGGCGACGAGGTGCTGCGCGAGGTGGCCAGCCGCATCAAGGGCGAACTGCGCGTGTCGGACGCGCTGGCGCGCTTCGGTGGCGAGGAATTCGTGGTACTGCTGATCGATGCGGGCCTGGACAGCGCGGCCTTCGTGGCCGAGCGCATCCGCGCCAGCCTGGCGGAGCCGATGATCGAGCTGCCCGGCGGCGTGAAGGTGTCGATCACCGGTTCGATCGGCGTGGCCTGCCTGGCCGGCGCCGAAGGCGAGGGGCCGGCCGAAGCCGCGGCCACCGAACTGATCGCCCACGCCGACGAGGCGCTGTACCAGGCCAAGGCTGGCGGGCGCAACAGGGTAGTCCGCCATGCCGGTCGCTGA
- a CDS encoding MOSC domain-containing protein, with the protein MAILSEITLYPVKSCGGIALRAATLTRAGLMSEQIYDREWMVVDAAGACLTQREHPKMALIAPRLKLDTLELRAPGMLRLEIPLGLPDPETAPTLTVQVWDHTLKAYDCDALTATWFSNYLGVPCRLVRFHPDALRLANPAWTGGIEAPTLFSDGYPILVIGAESLRDLNGRLEGAGRAPLPMNRFRPNLVVDGIGAYEEDYVDTFRAGGAVLKPVKPCPRCPMPSIDQATGEFGPDPLDILQGYRAKPEVDGAICFGMNNILLDGDGATVRVGQEVDVELAF; encoded by the coding sequence ATGGCGATCCTTTCTGAAATTACCCTGTATCCGGTCAAATCCTGTGGCGGCATTGCGCTGCGGGCGGCAACGCTTACGCGCGCCGGCCTGATGTCCGAGCAGATCTATGATCGCGAATGGATGGTCGTCGACGCGGCGGGCGCCTGCCTGACCCAGCGCGAGCATCCGAAAATGGCACTGATCGCGCCGCGCCTCAAGCTCGATACGCTCGAACTGCGCGCGCCCGGCATGCTGCGCCTGGAAATCCCCCTCGGCCTGCCCGATCCCGAAACGGCGCCCACGCTGACCGTACAGGTCTGGGATCACACCCTCAAGGCCTATGACTGCGACGCGCTGACGGCCACATGGTTCAGCAACTACCTGGGCGTGCCGTGCCGGCTGGTGCGCTTCCACCCGGATGCGCTGCGGCTCGCCAATCCGGCATGGACCGGCGGTATCGAGGCACCCACGCTGTTTTCCGATGGTTACCCGATCCTCGTCATCGGTGCCGAATCGCTGCGCGACCTGAATGGCCGGCTGGAAGGCGCAGGGCGCGCGCCATTGCCGATGAACCGTTTTCGTCCGAACCTCGTCGTCGACGGTATCGGCGCCTATGAAGAAGACTATGTCGACACCTTCCGCGCCGGCGGTGCGGTGCTCAAGCCCGTGAAGCCGTGCCCGCGCTGCCCGATGCCGTCGATCGACCAGGCCACCGGCGAGTTCGGCCCCGACCCGCTCGATATCCTGCAGGGCTACCGCGCCAAGCCGGAAGTCGATGGCGCCATCTGCTTCGGCATGAACAACATCCTGCTCGATGGCGATGGCGCAACCGTGCGCGTGGGCCAGGAAGTGGACGTGGAACTGGCCTTCTGA
- a CDS encoding NYN domain-containing protein — MASSNDNVSMALFCDFENVALGVRDANYEKFDIKPVLERLLLKGSIVVKKAYCDWDRYKAFKSPMHEANFELIEIPHVRISGKNSADIRMVVDALDLCYTKAHVNTFVIISGDSDFSPLVSKLRENNKKVIGVGVKDSTSDLLVANCDEFIFYDDLVRESRRQRRDVRDQQQPKRSPEEEKKKRDESEKRRAEALDIAYETFDALIAERGDSGKIWASVLKEAIKRRKPDFNEAYYGFRTFGNLLEEMKARGLLEFGRDEKSGAYVYRSSNAALPVVEVADVDAATEAVVSTQEAADAQDKREGRRGRGNRGGRNRRNGVPEATETAAPSGPWGARSDAGSQEAGEADDEVVDTATDDAGNAAANNMADDVAEDLGEEIADGADLDADELAVALESAAADYASELASAEQALEEMAREVKETRRARAAGQLTAAEQAAKALAELHAETDAAPEAQAEDDAEAEAPAEAEPAPAKRSRTPARKLAAAKKPARSSKAKATAEPAPAPEPEPEAEAPQAPAPAAEESPAPLEPAEPAGEAAPQPAKKPRTPSRSRLPRKPKSKPEGDSEG; from the coding sequence ATGGCTTCATCCAACGATAATGTCAGCATGGCGCTGTTCTGCGACTTCGAGAACGTCGCGCTCGGCGTGCGCGACGCGAACTACGAAAAATTCGACATCAAGCCCGTGCTGGAACGCCTGCTGCTCAAGGGTAGCATCGTGGTCAAGAAGGCTTACTGCGACTGGGACCGCTACAAGGCGTTCAAGAGCCCGATGCATGAAGCGAACTTCGAGCTGATCGAAATCCCGCACGTGCGCATCTCCGGCAAGAATTCGGCCGACATCCGCATGGTCGTCGATGCACTGGACCTTTGCTACACGAAGGCCCACGTGAATACCTTCGTCATCATTTCCGGCGATTCCGATTTCTCGCCGCTGGTGTCGAAGCTGCGAGAAAACAACAAGAAGGTGATCGGCGTGGGTGTCAAGGATTCCACGTCCGACCTGCTGGTCGCCAACTGCGACGAATTCATCTTCTACGACGACCTGGTGCGCGAAAGCCGCCGCCAGCGCCGCGACGTGCGCGACCAGCAGCAGCCGAAGCGCTCGCCGGAAGAGGAAAAGAAGAAGCGCGACGAATCCGAGAAGCGCCGCGCCGAAGCGCTGGACATCGCCTACGAAACCTTCGATGCCCTCATTGCCGAGCGTGGCGACAGCGGCAAGATCTGGGCTTCGGTGCTGAAGGAAGCGATCAAGCGCCGCAAGCCGGACTTCAACGAGGCGTATTACGGCTTCCGCACCTTCGGCAACCTGCTGGAGGAAATGAAGGCGCGCGGCCTGCTCGAATTCGGCCGCGACGAGAAATCCGGCGCCTATGTCTACCGCAGCAGCAATGCGGCGCTGCCGGTGGTCGAAGTGGCCGATGTCGACGCGGCGACCGAAGCCGTGGTGAGCACGCAGGAAGCAGCCGACGCGCAGGATAAGCGCGAAGGGCGGCGTGGCCGCGGCAATCGTGGCGGGCGCAATCGCCGCAACGGCGTGCCTGAAGCGACGGAAACCGCGGCACCTTCCGGGCCGTGGGGCGCGCGCAGCGACGCGGGCAGCCAGGAAGCCGGGGAAGCCGACGACGAGGTGGTCGACACCGCGACTGACGATGCAGGCAATGCTGCGGCCAACAACATGGCTGACGACGTGGCCGAAGACCTGGGCGAGGAAATTGCCGACGGCGCCGATCTGGATGCGGACGAACTGGCGGTGGCGCTCGAATCGGCCGCTGCCGATTACGCCAGCGAGCTGGCTTCCGCCGAGCAGGCGCTGGAAGAAATGGCCCGCGAAGTCAAGGAAACGCGCCGCGCCCGGGCTGCCGGGCAACTGACGGCGGCCGAGCAGGCGGCCAAGGCCCTGGCCGAACTGCATGCGGAAACGGACGCTGCGCCGGAAGCCCAGGCGGAAGACGACGCCGAAGCCGAAGCACCGGCCGAGGCGGAACCGGCGCCTGCCAAGCGCAGCCGTACTCCGGCACGCAAGCTGGCGGCGGCGAAGAAGCCCGCGCGGTCCAGCAAGGCGAAAGCCACGGCGGAGCCGGCCCCTGCACCGGAGCCGGAACCGGAAGCCGAGGCGCCACAAGCGCCGGCACCGGCAGCCGAGGAAAGCCCCGCGCCGCTGGAGCCTGCCGAGCCGGCCGGCGAGGCGGCACCGCAACCTGCCAAGAAGCCGCGCACGCCTTCGCGCAGCAGGCTGCCGCGCAAGCCGAAGAGCAAGCCCGAGGGCGACAGCGAAGGCTGA